Genomic window (Pseudovibrio brasiliensis):
CATCATCATGGCAGAGGCTGCGCCGAGGCCAATCTGATTGCGGCGGAAGGCCATCTCATACATGAAGTTGGCGGGCAGCGTGGAAGAATAGCCCGGACCGCCGTTTGTCAGCGCCACCACGAGATCAAAGCTCTTGATGGACAGGTGTGCGAGAATGACGAAGGCGGAGAGGAACACGGGCCGCAGGGATGGCAGGATGATGCCAAAGTAGATGCGGGTGGTGCTGGCGCCGTCCAGATGGGCAGCGCGGATAATGTCCTCATCCACCGTGCGCAGGGCGGAGAGGAACAGGGCCATCACGAAGCCCGAGGCCTGCCAGACGGCGGCGAGGACGACCACATAAATCGCCATATCCCGATTGACGATCCAGTCGAACTGAAAGCTCTCCCATCCCAGTTGTTGCATATAGCTTTCGATGCCGAGGGACGGGTTCAGGATCCATTTCCACGCTGTGCCGGTGACGATGAAGCTGATCGCCATGGGGTAGAGATAGATGGTGCGCAGCGCCCCTTCTGCGCGGATACGCTGGTCCAGCAGAACGGCCAGCACGCAGCCAATGGTGATTGAGAACAGGATGTAAAGACTGCCGAAAATCAGCAGGTTATGGAAAGCCACGTTCCAGCGATCCATAGCCAGCAGACGTACATATTGCTGGATGCCCTGAAAATCGAAGGTGGGCAGCATGCGGGAGTTGGTGAGCGAGATGAAGCCCGTCCACGCGATAAACCCATACACGAAGAACACGATGAGTAAGAATGGCGGACCAACGACCAGCTGCGGCAAATATCGCTGCAGTCTGTCAAGAACAGACATCTGCTTGCGCTGCTGGGGGTTGGACATGGGGCTCTCTTTGCTCAGTGCTGGTTCGGGTGTCAGTGCCTACGCTTTACTCTGACTGCCCTTGGGAAATCAATCTGCCAGGATTACGGTCTCGGCAAGCTTTTCGACAGCTTCCTGTGAAGACATGTTGGTGTTGAAGTGCTCTGTCACCACATCCAGAAAGGCACCGCGCACGGCGCCGGACTGCACAAGCTCATGGGCGATGGAGCCAACGACGGTGTTGCGGGCTTCGTTGAGCACTAGATCCTCGCTAGATTTCATGGCGCATTCGTCAAAGCCCTCCAAACTCACGCCCAGTCTGGCGGGAATGGAGCCTTTCAGCAGGTTGAACTCCTTCTGCACATCCTCGTCCAGCAACATGGAGGCCATCAGCAGCTGGCCTTTCTGTTGCTCTTCGTCAGAAACCTGGAACATGGCGAAGCTGTCGGAGTTGATGATGTAGCCACCACTGGACGGAGCTGAAACGCAGATGAAGTCTTCACCGTACTTGAGGCCTGCGGTCAAAAATTCCGCCTTGGCCCAGTCGCCCATGATCTGCATGGCCGCCTCACCGCGCATCACCATGGCGGTGGCAAGGTTCCATTCGCGGCCCGGAGCGCCGGGGTCCACATAAGTGCTGAGCTTGCGCATCTGGTCGAACACCTTGATCATGGTGTCTGAGTGCAAGGCCTCCTGATCCAGATCCAGATAGACCTGCTTGTAAAAATCAGCCCCGCCGATACCCAGCAGCACCACTTCAAACAAGGTCACGTCCTGCCAGGGTTGGCCACCATGGGCCAGCGGAATAAAGCCAGCAGCTTTGATCTTTTCAGCGGTCTTGTTGAACTCATCCCATGTTTGCGGAGGTGTGACACCCACCTTGTCGAGCACCTTGGGATTGGCCCAGATCCAGTCCACGCGGTGGATGTTCAGCGGCACGGCCACATACTCACCCTGATACTGTACGGTCTCTTTCAGAAGATCAGGCAGCAGCGCGTCCCAGTTTTGCTCTTCTGCGACTGTGTTGAGGCTTTCCAGCGCGCCAACAGCGGCCCATTCCTTGATGTTCTGGCCTTTGACCTGCGCCACGGAGGGCGGCACGCCAGCCAGCACACGAGCGCGCAGAACAGCGGCCATGGCGTCACCGCCACCGCCAGCTACCGGGGCGTCATCCCATACGCCGCCGCGGGCTTCAAAGGCGTGTTTCAGCGACAACGCGGCGCGCGCCTCCCCACCTGACGTCCAGAAATGCAGAACTTCAGCTGTGGGTGCGGCCTGCGCCGTTATGCTACCGAATAAAACAGCAAGTGCGACCAAGCTGAGACGCTGGCTGCCCATTACATTCTCCCGATGGATGGTCAGAGGACGCTTCTAGCAAACTCTTTCTTCAATTTATCTCGTATAAACACACAATCCAATGAACTTGCACGTGCAAGACAACCTGACGCATACACATTCCTCTCGCCGCGGCCAAATGTTTTGTTATACAGCACTGGGCCAGAGTGAGCTGGTTGGGATTGAAATGGGTACACCGAGGTATGATGCTCTCGAACAAAACACTGCTGATTGTTGACGATGATGAGGAAATCGCCAGCCTGACGGCAGACTTTCTGAAAGATCGTGGGTACACCGTGTTCACCGCAAACTCGGCGGAGGAAGCCATGGAGCTTCTGGACACCAACCACATTGATCTGATGGTTCTGGACATCATGCTGCCGGGAGAAAACGGGCTGACCCTGTGCCAGCGCGTACGCCAGACCTCCAAGATGCCAATCATCATCATCTCCGCCATTACAGGGGATACAGAACGCATTGTCGGGCTTGAGCTGGGCGCCGATGACTATCTGGAAAAGCCGTTTAACCCCAGAGAGTTGCAGGCACGCATCTTTGCCATTTTCCGCCGGACGGAAGACGTTGAAACAGCAGCAGCGCCCAAAGCGCAGCGCTTTGAATTCAGCGGCTGGAAGCTGGATGAAGCAACCCGCCACCTGACCGCGCCGGACGGTGTGCTGGTGCATCTCAGCTCTTCTGAATTCGATGCCCTGCTGACCTTTGTGAAGTCACCGCAAAAGCCGATTTCCCGCGATACACTGGGACGCGTTCTGCGCGGGGCCAAGGTGGATTCCCATGATCGCAGCATCGATATTCTGATCAGCCGCCTGCGCAAAAAGCTGGCTCAGACGGACCCAAGCACCGACTTCATCACAACAGTGCGCCATCAGGGCTATCTGTTTTCTCAAAGCGTAACGCGAGTGTAGGTCCATGGCACTGAAAAGAGCGTGGCCATGTCAGGACTGATCCTGAGCATCCTTCCCAGATCCCTTGAACGCCGTATGGTTGTGGTTCTCATCACCGCCGTACTGTCGATCTTTGTGGTTCTGGGGCTTACGCTCAATGCCTACAAAAACAGAGAGCTGGCGCTCGCCAACTCCTTTGAGGCCGGTGCTGAACTGGCTCAAT
Coding sequences:
- a CDS encoding response regulator, with protein sequence MMLSNKTLLIVDDDEEIASLTADFLKDRGYTVFTANSAEEAMELLDTNHIDLMVLDIMLPGENGLTLCQRVRQTSKMPIIIISAITGDTERIVGLELGADDYLEKPFNPRELQARIFAIFRRTEDVETAAAPKAQRFEFSGWKLDEATRHLTAPDGVLVHLSSSEFDALLTFVKSPQKPISRDTLGRVLRGAKVDSHDRSIDILISRLRKKLAQTDPSTDFITTVRHQGYLFSQSVTRV
- a CDS encoding ABC transporter substrate-binding protein → MGSQRLSLVALAVLFGSITAQAAPTAEVLHFWTSGGEARAALSLKHAFEARGGVWDDAPVAGGGGDAMAAVLRARVLAGVPPSVAQVKGQNIKEWAAVGALESLNTVAEEQNWDALLPDLLKETVQYQGEYVAVPLNIHRVDWIWANPKVLDKVGVTPPQTWDEFNKTAEKIKAAGFIPLAHGGQPWQDVTLFEVVLLGIGGADFYKQVYLDLDQEALHSDTMIKVFDQMRKLSTYVDPGAPGREWNLATAMVMRGEAAMQIMGDWAKAEFLTAGLKYGEDFICVSAPSSGGYIINSDSFAMFQVSDEEQQKGQLLMASMLLDEDVQKEFNLLKGSIPARLGVSLEGFDECAMKSSEDLVLNEARNTVVGSIAHELVQSGAVRGAFLDVVTEHFNTNMSSQEAVEKLAETVILAD
- a CDS encoding carbohydrate ABC transporter permease, with translation MSNPQQRKQMSVLDRLQRYLPQLVVGPPFLLIVFFVYGFIAWTGFISLTNSRMLPTFDFQGIQQYVRLLAMDRWNVAFHNLLIFGSLYILFSITIGCVLAVLLDQRIRAEGALRTIYLYPMAISFIVTGTAWKWILNPSLGIESYMQQLGWESFQFDWIVNRDMAIYVVVLAAVWQASGFVMALFLSALRTVDEDIIRAAHLDGASTTRIYFGIILPSLRPVFLSAFVILAHLSIKSFDLVVALTNGGPGYSSTLPANFMYEMAFRRNQIGLGAASAMMMLATVAAIIVPYLYSELRAKHHG